CAGGGCAAGTGGTCCGCTCATCCGGATCACGGCAAGCGCCCCCTCGCCGGGAGGTGTGGCCAGCGCGGCGATGGTCTCTTGCACGGTTACTTTTTGAGAACCTCTCTTAGCTCCTCAACGCAACGGCGGTTCTGATCCAGCGTGCCGACGGAGATGCGGATCCACTCGGGAAGGCCGTAGCTCGCCATCGCCCGAAGGATGATTCCCTTGCGAAGCATCGCCTGGAACACGGCATTGCCATCGCCGACGTTCACGAGAACGAAGTTGGCAACGCTGGGAACGTATTCGAGGCCCATGGCAGCGAACTCTGTTTCCAGATACTCGCGGCCCTCATGCGTGAGTTCGCGGGTCTTCCTCATGTGCTCCTCATCGAGGAGTCCCGCAAGAGCGCCTGCCTGGGCGATGCCGTTGGCATTGAAGGGCTGGCGGGTGCGCTGGAGGACGGCGGCCAGCTCGGGCGTGGTGATGCCGTAGCCGATGCGGAGATTGGCCAGTCCCATGATCTTGGAGAAGGTGCGCATCACGACGACATTCCGGCCCTGACGGACATAGGGCAGGACATCGGGGGCCTTGTCGAGGAACTCGTGGTAGGCCTCGTCGAAGACGACCAGAACATGATCGGGAACCCTCGCCATGAAGCGGTCGATCGCCTCCTGCTCTACCATGGTGCCGGTGGGATTGTTCGGATTGGCGATGAAGACGGTGCGGGTCTTCGGAGTGATGGCCGCCAGCATGGCGTCGAGATCGGCCGTGTATCCGGGATCGGGAACCTCGACCGTCTCGGCTCCGAAGAGCTGGGCCATCAGCTTGTAGACCGCGAAGGAATGACGGGCCACCACCACCTCGTCGCCGGGGCGGAAGAAAGCATGGCCGATAAACTCGATGATCTCGTTGGAGCCGTTGCCGAGAACGATATTCTCGCGGGCCATGCCGAGGCGCTCTGCAACAGCTCCGCGCAATTCGTAACCGCCGCCGTCTGGGTAGAAATGGGAGCGCTCCAGCGTTTTGCGCATCGCCTCCAGCGCCTTGGGCGACGGACCGAGGGGGTTCTCGTTGGAAGCAAGTTTGATGATCTCCTCTTCACGCAGACCAAGATCGCGGGCCAGCTCCTCGACGGGCTTGCCTGGCTCGTAGACGGTCAGTTTCAGGATATGCTCATGGGCGGTTTTCCACATACCCGCCACCTTAAAGAGGTGGCCGACGGTAGGAAAGTGGGAAGGTGGGAAAGTGCAAAAGTGAAAAAAGCAGGCAGACAACGAGTCTGTTCCCAAAACTACCTGGCGCTCCTTCTCCAACTCCTATGGATGCTATGGATAGGGGGCATTTATCCCTTAAATAAGAATACACAACTATCTCTATAGCAGCGTTATGCTCGCAAAGAATAAGAAAATGTATTGCGCATTCAATAAAAATGTCCACAGTGCATCCAAGAGTAAATGAAGACGCACTCAAGACTGGCGAAGGCTTTGGATACCGCTCTGAAGGTAGCCCGTGAAGAAGTCGTGCGTGGACGTGATCTGCCGACCGGGGTTCGAACCTTTCTGATCCAGCAGGGATGCCTTCTGGAGATCATGAAGGGATGGTACTTTCTGGTGCCTCCCCATGCGCCTAGAGGGGAGACCGCTCTCTGGCATGGGAACTTCTGGGCTTTTCTGAGTCTCTATCTGGAAGATCGGGTGGGAGGTGACTATTGCCTGAGTCCTGAAATCTCGCTCGATCTCCAAAGTGGGGAGACCGCAACCCCTGTGCAGGCGACGGCTATTCTGGTGCGTGGAGGGAACAATCAAATAACTCTGAGATTTGCAGAAACCGACATTTCTTGCTCTTTGTTGACCTATATAGGGAAGCTCCCTGCGCAGCGCTCAATCTATCGGGGATTGAAGCTGATGCCCATCGGCTACGCGTTGGCTAGGGTAACTCCCACCTACTTCCGTACGAATCGGCCTCAGGCCGAGGTGCTCCTCCGTACGACTTCGGCGGCAGAATTGGCTTCCGGGATCATCGAAGCGGACAATGAGGCGGGATCGATCAGGATCTTGGGAGGACTCGAGACGCTAGGTTTCCAGGAAAAGGCGGATCAGGTAAGAGGGCTCATCGCCCTGACGGGCTGGAAGAAGGCGATCAATCCCTTCCCAGACAGTCAGCCGATGCTCTCTAGCAATCTGCTCCCTAAGAGTCCCTACGCAGACCGCATCCGGCTGCTCTGGGAGCAACTGCGTCCCATGGTGCTGGAACATTTTCCTTCTTCAGTTGGGAGGGGGGAT
The genomic region above belongs to Verrucomicrobiota bacterium and contains:
- the hisC gene encoding histidinol-phosphate transaminase is translated as MWKTAHEHILKLTVYEPGKPVEELARDLGLREEEIIKLASNENPLGPSPKALEAMRKTLERSHFYPDGGGYELRGAVAERLGMARENIVLGNGSNEIIEFIGHAFFRPGDEVVVARHSFAVYKLMAQLFGAETVEVPDPGYTADLDAMLAAITPKTRTVFIANPNNPTGTMVEQEAIDRFMARVPDHVLVVFDEAYHEFLDKAPDVLPYVRQGRNVVVMRTFSKIMGLANLRIGYGITTPELAAVLQRTRQPFNANGIAQAGALAGLLDEEHMRKTRELTHEGREYLETEFAAMGLEYVPSVANFVLVNVGDGNAVFQAMLRKGIILRAMASYGLPEWIRISVGTLDQNRRCVEELREVLKK
- a CDS encoding Fic family protein, translated to MKTHSRLAKALDTALKVAREEVVRGRDLPTGVRTFLIQQGCLLEIMKGWYFLVPPHAPRGETALWHGNFWAFLSLYLEDRVGGDYCLSPEISLDLQSGETATPVQATAILVRGGNNQITLRFAETDISCSLLTYIGKLPAQRSIYRGLKLMPIGYALARVTPTYFRTNRPQAEVLLRTTSAAELASGIIEADNEAGSIRILGGLETLGFQEKADQVRGLIALTGWKKAINPFPDSQPMLSSNLLPKSPYADRIRLLWEQLRPMVLEHFPSSVGRGDAKTYLEKAHHLYQYDAYHSLSIEGFQVTPELVARIAAGGDVADPALKDENNRLAAKGYSLAHEAVLQSIGKIFQGDAPGKIIETDLPYWYSELHMPFVQVGRLTAADLAGYREKPVYIRGSIHVPPAPGRAVIDGMEAFHAALLEESEASVRAILGHFLFVYIHPFADGNGRIGRFLMNAMLASGGYPWTILRVTRRQVYMDALEEASVRRNIIPFTKFVAEEMAVDWSPELAETERLGR